In one window of Chthoniobacterales bacterium DNA:
- the fusA gene encoding elongation factor G produces the protein MATATLEKPVTTKNPNSANRKFPLERTRNIGIAAHIDAGKTTLTERILFYTGMIHKIGEVHEGTTVTDWMEQERERGITITSAATTCAWMQKKEEGVYKTFEGIKMRVNIIDTPGHVDFTAEVERSLRVLDGAIAVFDAVAGVQPQSETVWRQANKYGVPRIAFINKMDRVGADFVMSIKSMRDKLAANAWPILIPLGKEDYLKGQLDVVNRKAVLYLDNDVMGSTYEVTDVPADQKDVVEKAYADLVEQISNIDDEVAEAVLEEREITPEMLKAGIRRQTIANKFVPVVGGSAFKNKGVQYLVDAVIDYLPGPLDIPPAKGMEPDTHEAMEAATDDNGTFCSLAFKLWSDPFVGKLVFFRVYSGTLSKGDTVYNPRTNKRERISRLIQIQADKREDIETCYSGDIAAIVGIKNITTGDTLCDEDHPILLEPPSFPEPVISMAIEPKTKQDQEKMATALQRLAEEDPTFRVFTHEDTGQTIIAGMGELHLEIIRDRMFREFKVDANAGKPQIAYRETITANADGEGKLIKQSGGRGQYGHVIIKVHPNERGKGITIDNKVVGGNIPKEYIGACKKGIEEAMLNGVVGGYQVIDAHVDIVDGSSHDVDSNEMAFKLAAIFAVKDAFKKAKPILLEPIMKVENSTPEEYQGDIIGDLNRRRAKVNSIEARGNLTIVNAEAPLAEMFGYATAIRSLSKGRSSYSMEPSHFEQVPTNLVSAILDQKETK, from the coding sequence ATGGCTACTGCGACTCTAGAAAAACCCGTGACGACGAAGAATCCCAATTCGGCCAATCGCAAGTTTCCGCTCGAACGGACGCGAAACATCGGCATTGCGGCCCACATTGACGCCGGAAAGACGACGCTGACGGAACGCATTCTTTTTTATACCGGCATGATCCACAAGATCGGTGAAGTGCACGAAGGCACTACCGTGACGGACTGGATGGAGCAGGAACGCGAGCGCGGGATCACGATTACTTCCGCCGCCACGACCTGCGCCTGGATGCAGAAGAAAGAGGAAGGCGTCTATAAGACTTTTGAAGGCATCAAGATGCGGGTGAACATCATCGACACGCCCGGCCACGTGGATTTCACGGCCGAAGTCGAGCGTTCCCTCCGCGTGCTGGACGGCGCGATCGCGGTGTTCGATGCGGTGGCCGGGGTGCAGCCGCAGTCGGAAACGGTTTGGCGCCAGGCGAACAAGTACGGTGTCCCGCGGATTGCGTTCATCAACAAGATGGATCGCGTCGGCGCGGACTTCGTCATGTCGATCAAGAGCATGCGGGACAAGCTGGCCGCGAACGCCTGGCCGATCCTGATTCCCCTCGGCAAAGAAGATTATCTGAAGGGCCAGCTCGACGTCGTTAACCGCAAGGCCGTCCTGTATTTGGACAACGACGTCATGGGCTCGACCTACGAAGTGACCGACGTCCCGGCCGACCAGAAAGATGTTGTCGAGAAAGCCTACGCCGATCTGGTCGAGCAAATCTCGAATATCGACGACGAAGTTGCGGAAGCCGTTCTCGAAGAGCGCGAGATTACGCCCGAGATGCTGAAAGCGGGCATTCGCCGCCAAACTATCGCGAACAAGTTCGTGCCGGTCGTGGGCGGAAGCGCTTTCAAGAATAAGGGCGTCCAATATCTCGTCGACGCGGTCATCGATTATCTCCCGGGCCCGCTCGATATTCCGCCTGCGAAAGGCATGGAGCCGGACACGCACGAAGCGATGGAAGCGGCGACGGATGACAACGGCACTTTCTGTTCGCTCGCCTTCAAGCTTTGGAGTGACCCATTCGTCGGCAAACTCGTTTTCTTCCGGGTTTATTCCGGCACGCTTTCGAAGGGCGACACGGTTTACAACCCGCGCACGAATAAGCGCGAACGCATTTCGCGGTTGATCCAGATCCAGGCGGACAAGCGCGAAGACATCGAGACCTGTTACTCGGGCGACATCGCCGCCATCGTCGGCATTAAGAACATCACCACCGGTGACACGCTTTGCGATGAGGACCACCCGATTCTGCTCGAGCCGCCCTCGTTTCCGGAGCCGGTTATCTCCATGGCGATTGAGCCGAAGACAAAGCAGGACCAGGAGAAAATGGCGACCGCGCTCCAGCGCCTCGCCGAGGAAGACCCGACTTTCCGCGTTTTCACGCACGAGGACACTGGCCAGACGATTATCGCGGGCATGGGCGAGCTTCACCTCGAAATCATTCGCGACCGCATGTTCCGCGAGTTCAAGGTCGACGCGAACGCGGGCAAGCCGCAGATCGCGTATCGCGAAACGATCACGGCGAACGCCGACGGCGAAGGAAAATTGATCAAGCAATCAGGTGGCCGCGGTCAATACGGCCACGTGATCATCAAAGTTCATCCGAACGAGCGCGGCAAAGGGATCACCATAGACAACAAAGTGGTCGGCGGAAATATTCCGAAGGAATACATCGGCGCCTGCAAGAAAGGCATCGAAGAAGCGATGCTGAATGGCGTCGTGGGCGGCTACCAGGTCATTGATGCCCACGTCGATATCGTCGACGGCTCATCTCACGACGTCGACTCGAACGAAATGGCGTTCAAGCTCGCGGCAATTTTCGCGGTCAAAGACGCTTTCAAGAAGGCGAAGCCGATCCTGCTCGAGCCAATCATGAAGGTCGAGAACTCGACCCCGGAAGAATATCAGGGCGACATCATCGGGGATTTGAATCGCCGTCGCGCGAAGGTCAACAGCATCGAAGCGCGCGGTAACCTGACCATTGTGAACGCCGAAGCGCCTCTCGCGGAAATGTTCGGTTACGCGACCGCGATCCGTTCGCTGTCGAAAGGCCGATCCAGTTATTCGATGGAGCCGTCGCACTTCGAGCAGGTGCCGACGAACCTCGTCAGCGCGATCCTTGACCAGAAGGAGACGAAATGA
- the rpsJ gene encoding 30S ribosomal protein S10, protein MTNGQRIRIRLKAFDHRMLDQSAIDIVETAKRTGARVAGPIPLPTLIEKFTVNRSPHVDKKSMDQFEIRTHKRLLDIIEPTAKTVDELKKLNLPAGVDITIKI, encoded by the coding sequence ATGACGAACGGCCAGCGCATTCGCATTCGTTTGAAGGCGTTCGATCACCGGATGCTCGATCAATCCGCGATCGACATCGTCGAGACCGCCAAGCGCACGGGCGCCCGGGTGGCGGGACCGATCCCACTGCCGACGCTGATCGAGAAATTCACGGTGAACCGTTCCCCGCACGTCGACAAAAAGTCGATGGATCAATTTGAAATCCGCACGCACAAACGCCTGCTCGACATCATCGAGCCGACCGCGAAAACGGTCGACGAGCTCAAGAAACTGAACCTGCCGGCGGGCGTGGACATCACCATCAAAATTTAG
- the rplC gene encoding 50S ribosomal protein L3, with amino-acid sequence MSIGLLGQKIGMTSVYDANGRMRPVTVIAAGDNVLLRRVTAENDGYSAVKVGFGAQKESRVTKALLGEFKAAGAEPKKLMREFRLEADAPEGEINLSVTQFQPGDWVDVIGRSKGKGFQGVMKKHNFQGQGAAHGSKTHRRNGAVGNRSTPGRIWKNMGMPGHMGDERVTVQNLQVMQVRENEKVILISGAVPGSNGSYVVIRPAIKKPAAEGAKK; translated from the coding sequence ATGAGCATCGGTTTACTAGGACAAAAAATCGGCATGACCAGCGTTTACGACGCGAATGGTCGGATGCGTCCGGTGACCGTGATCGCGGCGGGCGATAACGTGCTTTTGCGCCGGGTTACGGCGGAGAACGACGGTTATTCCGCCGTGAAAGTTGGGTTTGGCGCGCAAAAAGAGTCGCGCGTCACGAAGGCATTACTCGGCGAATTCAAGGCAGCCGGCGCCGAGCCGAAGAAATTGATGCGCGAATTTCGCCTCGAAGCGGATGCGCCGGAAGGCGAGATCAATTTGAGCGTGACGCAGTTTCAACCAGGCGACTGGGTGGACGTCATTGGCCGCTCGAAGGGCAAGGGCTTCCAGGGCGTCATGAAGAAGCACAATTTCCAGGGTCAGGGCGCGGCGCATGGCTCGAAGACCCATCGGCGCAACGGCGCCGTCGGCAATCGTTCTACCCCGGGTCGCATTTGGAAAAACATGGGCATGCCTGGTCACATGGGCGACGAGCGCGTGACCGTGCAAAACCTGCAGGTGATGCAGGTGCGCGAAAACGAGAAAGTGATTTTGATTAGCGGCGCGGTCCCGGGATCGAACGGCAGTTATGTCGTGATCCGGCCGGCGATTAAGAAACCAGCGGCGGAAGGCGCTAAGAAATAA
- the rplD gene encoding 50S ribosomal protein L4 has translation MSAKVLTAEAAKEAKIELIETGRGTQALHDVVVAMRAARRSGTASTKTKATVNLSGAKPWRQKGTGRARAGYKSSPVWRGGGVVFGPHPRDYSKKTSKTLRRLAFQKALSERIKAGDVLTVDKFGVTDPKTKSFVALVKKQTDARKVLVLSDSFDENTYRSARNVKPVLLATAANVNAEQLLAFDKILITPAALEHLAERMNRE, from the coding sequence ATGAGCGCAAAGGTTTTAACGGCGGAGGCGGCGAAGGAAGCCAAGATCGAATTAATCGAGACCGGTCGCGGAACCCAGGCGTTGCACGACGTGGTCGTGGCCATGCGGGCGGCGCGCCGATCCGGCACTGCGAGCACCAAGACGAAAGCGACGGTTAATCTTTCCGGCGCAAAACCCTGGCGGCAGAAAGGCACCGGCCGGGCGCGGGCGGGCTATAAGTCGTCGCCCGTCTGGCGCGGAGGTGGCGTGGTCTTTGGACCGCATCCTCGCGATTACTCAAAGAAGACTTCGAAGACCTTGCGCCGCCTCGCGTTTCAAAAGGCATTGAGCGAGCGGATCAAAGCCGGAGATGTGCTGACCGTCGATAAATTCGGGGTTACCGATCCGAAGACGAAATCGTTCGTCGCCCTGGTAAAGAAGCAGACGGACGCCCGGAAAGTCCTGGTGCTCTCGGATTCATTCGATGAGAACACCTATCGCTCCGCCCGGAACGTGAAGCCCGTCCTGCTCGCGACGGCCGCTAATGTGAATGCGGAGCAATTGCTCGCCTTCGACAAGATTTTGATCACGCCGGCAGCGTTGGAGCATTTGGCCGAAAGGATGAACCGCGAATGA
- the rplW gene encoding 50S ribosomal protein L23, producing MNEPYDFIQTVQLTEKASLLSEKQNKYVFRVSPRANKIQIKQAIERLFNKKVVAVNTCNYAGKKKRERRADFGRKAHWKKAIVTLKEGEKIDLV from the coding sequence ATGAACGAACCATACGATTTCATCCAGACCGTTCAGCTGACGGAAAAGGCTTCGCTCCTGAGCGAGAAGCAAAACAAATACGTTTTCCGGGTCTCGCCGCGGGCGAACAAGATCCAGATCAAGCAGGCGATCGAGCGCCTTTTCAACAAGAAGGTCGTGGCGGTGAACACCTGCAATTATGCCGGGAAAAAGAAGCGCGAACGCCGGGCTGATTTCGGCCGCAAGGCGCATTGGAAAAAGGCAATCGTAACGCTCAAGGAAGGCGAGAAGATCGATCTCGTCTAA
- the rplB gene encoding 50S ribosomal protein L2, translating into MALKSFRPLTPTLRFKSLPAFTEITKSKPHKSLIEVKKRSGGRNNNGRLTARHIGGGHKQKYRKIDFRRRKHGVAAEVTAIEYDPNRTARIALLKYADGEMSYILAPDGLTVGASVMSGNDAAPDLGNALPLSVIPLGANIHNIEIAPGRGGQIARSAGQQATLSNREAGYALVKLPSGEIRRIHETCFATIGQVGNVDHMNVSSGKAGRTRWQGRRPHVRGMVMNPIDHPMGGGQGKSKGGGGRHHPVSPWGQLAKGFKTRAKHKPSDRFIMQDRRKK; encoded by the coding sequence ATGGCTCTCAAAAGTTTTCGTCCGCTTACTCCCACGCTTCGGTTCAAGTCGCTTCCGGCTTTCACTGAGATCACCAAATCGAAGCCGCATAAGAGCCTCATCGAGGTAAAAAAAAGAAGCGGCGGCCGGAACAATAACGGCCGGCTGACGGCGCGTCATATCGGTGGCGGCCACAAGCAGAAGTACCGGAAGATCGATTTCAGACGACGCAAGCACGGTGTCGCGGCCGAAGTGACGGCGATCGAATACGACCCGAATCGTACGGCGCGGATTGCTCTTCTCAAATACGCGGACGGCGAGATGAGTTACATCCTGGCTCCGGACGGACTGACCGTCGGCGCAAGCGTGATGTCGGGAAATGACGCCGCGCCCGATCTCGGAAATGCTTTGCCGCTCAGCGTCATTCCCCTCGGCGCGAATATTCACAACATTGAAATTGCGCCGGGCCGCGGTGGGCAGATTGCCCGGAGCGCCGGGCAGCAGGCCACGCTCAGCAACCGCGAAGCCGGCTATGCGCTGGTCAAACTCCCTTCAGGCGAGATTCGCCGGATTCACGAGACCTGTTTCGCGACGATCGGCCAGGTTGGCAACGTCGATCACATGAACGTCTCCAGCGGCAAGGCTGGGCGGACCCGCTGGCAGGGACGGCGCCCGCATGTCCGCGGCATGGTCATGAACCCGATCGATCACCCGATGGGCGGCGGCCAGGGTAAATCGAAGGGTGGCGGCGGACGGCATCATCCAGTCAGTCCGTGGGGACAGCTGGCGAAAGGATTTAAGACCCGGGCGAAACACAAACCGAGCGACCGTTTCATCATGCAGGACCGCCGGAAGAAATAA
- the rpsS gene encoding 30S ribosomal protein S19, protein MARSLKKGPFVAPHLLEKIDKMNTSGIKKPVKTWARRSMVTPDFVGHTFMVHNGKTFISVFVTENMVGHKLGEFSPTRVFKKHGSHTAKVTK, encoded by the coding sequence ATGGCCAGATCACTGAAAAAAGGACCGTTCGTGGCGCCGCATCTTCTCGAGAAGATCGACAAGATGAATACGTCGGGCATCAAGAAGCCGGTAAAAACCTGGGCGCGTCGCTCGATGGTGACGCCCGATTTCGTTGGCCATACCTTTATGGTGCACAACGGCAAAACTTTTATCTCCGTGTTTGTGACGGAGAACATGGTGGGTCACAAGCTCGGTGAATTTTCGCCGACGCGAGTCTTTAAGAAACACGGTTCGCACACGGCGAAGGTGACGAAGTAG
- the rplV gene encoding 50S ribosomal protein L22, whose translation MQVRSTYRYAKISAFKVREVTRAIQGLPVSAALDLVAFSPKKAAHLIAKTLKSAVANAENNANLRVDGLVVKEATVGEGPTMKRMMARARGSGSRILKRSSHIRIILTDEIEIKTRDKKKGGKKAGGSKKKQTHTKGAKDTKDTKESKKAEPEKSEQSEAKE comes from the coding sequence ATGCAAGTTAGATCGACATATCGGTACGCGAAGATTTCGGCGTTTAAGGTGCGCGAAGTCACCCGTGCGATTCAGGGTCTGCCGGTTTCGGCGGCCCTGGACCTGGTGGCGTTCAGCCCGAAGAAGGCTGCGCACCTGATCGCGAAAACGCTGAAGAGCGCGGTCGCCAACGCCGAGAACAACGCAAACCTGCGGGTGGATGGATTGGTCGTGAAGGAAGCGACGGTAGGAGAGGGCCCGACAATGAAGCGAATGATGGCGCGCGCCCGGGGAAGCGGCAGCCGAATCCTAAAACGCAGCAGCCATATCCGGATCATTTTGACGGACGAGATTGAAATCAAAACCCGCGACAAAAAGAAGGGCGGGAAGAAGGCCGGTGGGTCGAAGAAGAAGCAGACTCACACAAAGGGCGCGAAGGATACGAAGGATACGAAGGAATCCAAGAAGGCTGAGCCAGAGAAGTCCGAGCAGTCGGAGGCGAAGGAGTAA
- the rpsC gene encoding 30S ribosomal protein S3, with translation MGQKVNPVGFRLAVNRDWRSKWYASPQEMPDFLHSDLKIRDYVKKKLQFAAVSKIVIERAWNSIRVTIYTARPGIVIGRKGAEIEKMTEEISKMAQGKQIKIDIQEIKTPELDAQLVAENVALQIERRIAYRRAMKKAVQVAMDFGAQGIRLRSSGRLNGAEISRSEWYREGKVPLHTLRTPIDYGFAEANTVYGKIGVKCWLCKKEEAPAEAAAPALPPPPEPVEA, from the coding sequence ATGGGACAAAAAGTTAACCCAGTTGGGTTTCGTCTCGCGGTGAATCGCGATTGGCGTTCGAAGTGGTACGCCTCGCCCCAGGAAATGCCGGACTTTTTGCACAGCGACCTGAAGATTCGCGACTACGTAAAGAAAAAGCTCCAGTTTGCCGCGGTTTCGAAGATCGTGATCGAACGCGCCTGGAACAGCATTCGCGTGACCATTTACACCGCGCGCCCCGGCATCGTGATCGGCCGCAAAGGAGCCGAGATCGAGAAGATGACCGAAGAGATTTCGAAGATGGCGCAGGGGAAACAAATCAAGATCGACATCCAGGAAATCAAGACGCCGGAGCTCGATGCGCAGCTCGTGGCGGAAAACGTCGCACTCCAGATTGAGCGCCGGATTGCTTATCGGCGGGCCATGAAGAAAGCGGTGCAGGTAGCGATGGATTTCGGAGCGCAGGGCATTCGCCTGCGCAGCTCGGGACGCTTGAATGGAGCGGAGATTTCACGGTCGGAATGGTATCGCGAAGGGAAAGTTCCCCTGCACACCCTTCGGACGCCGATCGACTACGGCTTTGCCGAGGCCAATACCGTTTACGGCAAAATCGGAGTGAAATGCTGGTTGTGTAAGAAAGAAGAAGCGCCTGCCGAAGCCGCGGCGCCAGCTCTTCCGCCGCCGCCTGAGCCCGTTGAAGCTTAA
- the rplP gene encoding 50S ribosomal protein L16 codes for MALMPKRVKYRKTQRGSRKGTASRNLRIDFGEFGLQTLERAWITNTQIEAARVALTRSMKRKGKLWIRIFPDKSVTSRPPETRMGKGKGQPEYWVATVRPGNILFELDGVTESVARESLRLAADKLPVRTKFLTRHHVAAA; via the coding sequence ATGGCCTTAATGCCCAAACGCGTGAAGTACCGGAAGACCCAGCGGGGAAGCCGCAAGGGGACCGCTTCGCGTAATCTGAGAATTGATTTCGGCGAATTCGGTTTGCAGACCCTCGAACGCGCCTGGATCACCAATACGCAGATCGAGGCAGCCCGGGTGGCGCTGACCCGCAGCATGAAGCGCAAAGGCAAACTGTGGATCCGGATTTTCCCGGACAAATCGGTCACTTCGCGTCCGCCGGAAACCCGAATGGGTAAGGGAAAAGGCCAGCCGGAGTATTGGGTGGCGACGGTCAGGCCGGGCAACATTTTGTTTGAGCTGGATGGCGTCACGGAATCGGTCGCCCGCGAATCGCTCCGGCTCGCCGCGGATAAATTGCCAGTCCGGACGAAGTTCCTGACCCGGCACCATGTGGCCGCAGCCTAA
- the rpmC gene encoding 50S ribosomal protein L29: protein MKFKEVAEMSTDELQTKKRDMRQESLHLRLQQQSGQLEQPSRLRLLRRDVARIETVLAQRAAKAEVTKPEKK from the coding sequence ATGAAATTCAAAGAAGTTGCAGAAATGAGCACCGACGAGTTGCAGACCAAGAAGCGCGACATGCGCCAGGAGAGTTTGCACCTGCGCCTGCAGCAGCAAAGCGGACAGCTCGAACAGCCAAGCCGGTTGCGGCTCCTGCGCCGGGATGTGGCTCGGATTGAAACGGTTCTCGCACAGCGCGCGGCCAAGGCAGAGGTGACAAAGCCGGAGAAGAAATAG
- the rpsQ gene encoding 30S ribosomal protein S17, producing MAEENQDKTTADSSADARGTRKTRTGEVISSGMNKTIVVRTVTRVPHAKFGKIVKQMKKFYAHDEENKAKAGDTVRIMETRPLSKLKRWRLVEVVQK from the coding sequence ATGGCCGAGGAAAATCAGGACAAGACGACGGCAGATTCGAGTGCGGACGCGCGCGGGACGCGGAAGACGCGCACCGGCGAAGTCATTTCGAGCGGAATGAACAAGACGATCGTCGTCAGGACGGTGACGCGGGTGCCGCACGCAAAGTTCGGCAAGATCGTTAAACAAATGAAGAAGTTTTACGCCCACGACGAGGAGAACAAAGCCAAGGCCGGAGATACGGTCCGGATCATGGAAACGCGCCCGCTGAGCAAGTTGAAGCGGTGGCGCCTAGTCGAAGTAGTGCAGAAGTAA
- the rplN gene encoding 50S ribosomal protein L14, translating into MVYLRSRLDVADNSGARMATMIGVIGKGTSQSASIGDVIVANVKEASATGTVKKGEVIRAVVVRTKQPIKRNDGSVLRFDNNAIVVIDKDLNPRGTRIFGPVARELRERNFMKIVSLAPEVL; encoded by the coding sequence ATGGTTTACCTACGATCCAGACTTGATGTGGCGGACAACAGCGGCGCACGCATGGCGACGATGATTGGCGTGATCGGCAAGGGGACCTCGCAATCAGCCAGCATTGGTGACGTCATTGTGGCCAACGTGAAGGAAGCGAGTGCGACCGGCACGGTGAAGAAGGGCGAAGTAATTCGGGCGGTCGTCGTCCGGACCAAGCAGCCGATCAAACGCAATGACGGCTCGGTTTTGCGCTTCGATAACAACGCGATCGTCGTGATCGACAAAGATTTGAATCCGCGCGGCACCCGTATTTTCGGGCCGGTCGCGCGCGAATTGCGGGAGCGCAATTTCATGAAAATTGTCTCGCTCGCTCCGGAGGTGTTATGA
- the rplX gene encoding 50S ribosomal protein L24, which produces MNRIKLHVRKGDNVEVISGNFKGSSGKVLEVIARKQRVLIEGVRMIKKHLKKSQDNPQGKIAEREGPIHISNVRVLERGERAAGKGKESKKKTTKEKPAKSKASKNKEAKEE; this is translated from the coding sequence ATGAACCGCATCAAACTGCACGTCCGAAAAGGCGACAACGTCGAGGTCATTTCGGGGAACTTCAAAGGTTCCTCCGGGAAGGTCCTCGAAGTGATTGCGCGCAAACAGCGCGTGCTCATCGAAGGGGTGCGGATGATCAAGAAGCATCTCAAGAAGTCGCAGGACAATCCCCAGGGGAAGATCGCTGAGCGCGAGGGCCCGATTCACATTTCAAATGTGAGGGTTTTGGAGCGCGGGGAGCGGGCGGCAGGCAAAGGCAAGGAGTCGAAGAAGAAAACGACGAAGGAGAAGCCGGCCAAGAGCAAAGCTTCCAAGAACAAGGAAGCGAAAGAGGAATAG
- the rplE gene encoding 50S ribosomal protein L5 produces the protein MKNEFYEHYKNRVMPALQKTHGYKNPHQVPKVEKVVINTSVGSQSDVKQALEDAKAELALISGQKPAETRAKKSIANFKLRQAQAIGAKVTLRGEHMYEFLERLIKASLPRIRDFRGVSPKGFDGHGNYTLGVSDQAIFPEVELDKIKRNIGFDVTIVTTARTNEEAKSLLSEMGMPFSDRAKKVATATSSAGEPAAAPATESK, from the coding sequence GTGAAGAACGAATTTTACGAGCACTACAAGAACCGGGTGATGCCGGCGTTACAGAAGACGCATGGTTACAAGAACCCGCACCAAGTCCCGAAGGTGGAGAAGGTCGTGATCAACACGTCGGTCGGCTCGCAGTCGGACGTAAAGCAGGCCCTCGAAGATGCGAAGGCGGAGCTGGCGCTGATCAGCGGGCAAAAGCCGGCGGAGACGCGGGCGAAAAAGAGCATCGCGAACTTCAAGTTGCGCCAGGCCCAGGCGATTGGCGCCAAGGTTACTTTGCGGGGCGAGCACATGTATGAATTCCTCGAGCGCCTGATCAAGGCGTCGCTGCCGCGGATCCGGGATTTCCGGGGAGTCTCACCCAAGGGGTTTGACGGACATGGGAACTATACGCTGGGCGTTTCCGACCAGGCCATCTTTCCGGAGGTCGAGCTCGATAAAATCAAGCGCAACATCGGATTTGATGTTACCATCGTCACCACGGCGCGGACGAACGAAGAGGCCAAGTCGCTCCTGAGCGAAATGGGAATGCCGTTCAGCGACCGGGCCAAGAAGGTCGCCACGGCGACTTCCTCCGCCGGGGAACCCGCCGCCGCGCCAGCCACCGAATCCAAATGA
- the rpsH gene encoding 30S ribosomal protein S8, which yields MSTVTDPIADLLARVRNAANAQKSEMFVPYSKIKAEIVRILKDEGYITDYVVDTEGAHPRIKITNKIANRASAITGLKRVSRPGLRRYVGAQDIPRVLGGMGVSILSTPRGILSGREAKKQNVGGELLAYVW from the coding sequence ATGAGCACAGTTACAGATCCTATCGCTGACCTTCTCGCGCGCGTGCGCAATGCCGCCAACGCGCAGAAATCCGAGATGTTTGTTCCGTACTCGAAAATCAAGGCGGAGATCGTGCGCATTTTGAAGGATGAAGGGTACATCACCGATTACGTGGTGGACACCGAGGGGGCGCATCCCCGGATCAAGATTACGAACAAGATCGCCAACCGCGCCAGCGCGATCACCGGCCTGAAACGCGTGAGCCGGCCCGGCTTGCGCCGTTACGTGGGGGCGCAGGACATCCCGCGCGTTCTCGGCGGAATGGGCGTTTCGATTCTTTCTACCCCGCGCGGGATCCTTTCCGGACGGGAAGCCAAAAAGCAAAACGTGGGGGGCGAGCTGCTGGCCTACGTCTGGTAA